The proteins below are encoded in one region of Sporosarcina sp. FSL K6-1508:
- a CDS encoding GNAT family N-acetyltransferase: protein MELVWITKREQLQQYRADWSLILEKNQNTNPFIEFDWINEWWRHLGIDSQVEIIAVLQENKPVAFFPFLYKRSWLGYRYSFMAFGQANYMDFIVYEDLLDSVIEIVVDEVIRSRKNVVFYLHGLLESKSTPKSLEYYLQKRKFVFSVHRVITPYIDLQKIKLDEYMRERQRLHRLDRREKKLRSIGNVRVSPTEISEMDYIFKLHKKQWKKKHDTSGFTNEKEKAFYRSLACIQEGPMKTEIDSLYINNTMIAFNYGFNCRGRFLGYVLGYDNDFEGFSPGRILEKEKILQCKYSDYQTFDLSIGYETYKFDWNTDVDYTRKMIFSSDTISANTSRIFLSVKETIIERIKKNHKLVLFKRNKIGKLVYIFRNLFNKNEMKSIWSEFKEMVIRGGKYVHECNHYLVYKIERTAINDLSRADVFVELTLADALKDPVISKFHMKEICRKIYGGYRGYYPNGSLSNENIFWTNEKVLRIDSISYIENFRKNSVYIQNWNKSNFADVCSFVKRSSKARMLYVTIKDVSQQDSTALKDMGFTLCKKISKRTFFGVSKQQITE from the coding sequence GGATTACAAAGAGAGAGCAGTTACAACAATATCGCGCTGATTGGTCTCTAATATTAGAAAAAAATCAGAATACGAATCCATTTATCGAATTTGATTGGATCAATGAATGGTGGAGACATTTAGGGATTGATAGCCAAGTGGAAATAATAGCGGTACTACAAGAAAATAAACCCGTTGCATTTTTCCCCTTTCTTTATAAAAGAAGCTGGCTCGGTTACAGATATAGCTTTATGGCTTTTGGACAGGCTAATTATATGGATTTTATAGTTTATGAAGATTTATTGGACAGTGTAATTGAAATTGTAGTTGATGAAGTCATCCGTTCCAGAAAAAATGTTGTATTTTACTTGCATGGTCTGCTTGAGAGCAAAAGTACCCCAAAGTCTTTGGAGTATTATTTACAAAAAAGAAAATTCGTTTTTTCCGTTCATCGAGTAATCACTCCCTATATCGATCTCCAAAAGATAAAACTCGATGAATACATGCGGGAAAGGCAAAGATTACATCGGCTAGATAGAAGAGAAAAAAAACTGCGGAGTATTGGAAATGTACGGGTGAGCCCAACTGAAATTTCGGAAATGGATTATATATTTAAACTACACAAAAAACAGTGGAAAAAAAAGCATGATACAAGTGGATTTACAAATGAAAAAGAAAAGGCCTTTTACCGCAGCCTTGCTTGTATTCAAGAAGGACCGATGAAAACTGAAATCGATTCTTTATATATAAATAACACAATGATTGCTTTCAATTATGGATTCAACTGCCGAGGACGATTTTTAGGTTATGTATTAGGCTATGATAATGATTTTGAGGGTTTCAGTCCTGGTCGTATTCTTGAAAAAGAAAAAATATTGCAATGTAAATACAGCGACTATCAAACTTTTGATTTAAGCATTGGTTACGAAACATATAAATTTGATTGGAATACGGATGTCGATTATACGAGAAAAATGATTTTTTCGTCGGACACTATTAGTGCAAATACTTCGCGGATTTTTTTATCGGTGAAGGAAACCATTATAGAACGTATTAAGAAAAACCATAAACTTGTATTATTTAAGCGAAATAAAATTGGAAAACTAGTGTATATCTTTAGGAACTTATTTAATAAAAATGAGATGAAAAGTATTTGGAGTGAATTTAAAGAAATGGTGATTCGAGGGGGAAAATATGTACACGAATGTAACCATTATCTTGTGTATAAGATTGAAAGAACGGCTATTAACGATTTATCCAGGGCAGATGTTTTTGTTGAATTGACATTAGCAGATGCATTAAAAGACCCGGTAATCTCCAAGTTCCACATGAAGGAAATTTGCCGGAAGATATACGGAGGATATAGAGGGTATTATCCTAATGGAAGTTTGTCTAATGAAAATATATTTTGGACAAATGAAAAGGTGCTTCGAATCGATTCTATCTCCTATATCGAAAACTTTCGAAAAAACTCCGTCTATATACAGAATTGGAATAAAAGTAACTTTGCAGATGTATGCTCATTCGTAAAAAGAAGCAGCAAGGCAAGAATGCTCTATGTAACGATTAAGGATGTTTCTCAACAAGATAGTACGGCCTTGAAAGATATGGGTTTTACTCTTTGTAAAAAAATTAGTAAAAGAACTTTTTTTGGCGTTAGTAAACAACAAATCACAGAGTGA
- a CDS encoding polysaccharide deacetylase family protein → MTKQGVFIISLDFELNWGVHDVFSLEKYKENISGGRVAIPRMLELFKQFNIHATWATVGMLCFDTKKELLANLPFIRPTYQNLSFSPYEKLHAVGLDEEQDPYHFGLSLVRKIASTQYQEIGTHTFSHYYCLEKGQDAKQFETDLTTSIKACSFNGQPIRSLVFPRNQLNKSYLQICRSAGIDSFRGNEESWIYKASRYESQSRMKRMLRLLDCYINISGQHTYPMDTVEREPLVNLRSSRFLRPFSQPLKALEPLRLRRIKKGIEYAARNGEVYHLWWHPHNFGKYTDENLAFLTEILQVVSDMREKYGFQSMNMGEASTLIAALRYKE, encoded by the coding sequence GTGACGAAACAAGGGGTTTTTATCATTTCTCTTGATTTTGAATTGAATTGGGGAGTGCATGATGTTTTTTCATTGGAAAAATATAAGGAGAATATAAGTGGTGGCAGAGTAGCTATTCCGCGAATGCTAGAGCTATTCAAGCAATTTAATATCCATGCAACCTGGGCGACAGTAGGTATGCTATGTTTTGATACAAAGAAGGAGTTATTGGCCAATCTGCCATTCATTCGTCCAACCTATCAGAACTTAAGTTTTTCCCCTTATGAAAAACTGCATGCAGTGGGGCTAGATGAAGAACAGGATCCTTATCATTTTGGTTTGTCCTTAGTTCGGAAAATTGCTAGCACTCAATACCAGGAAATAGGGACGCATACATTTTCACATTACTATTGCCTTGAAAAGGGGCAGGACGCTAAGCAGTTTGAAACAGACTTGACTACGTCAATCAAGGCATGTAGCTTCAATGGACAGCCGATCCGTTCGCTTGTCTTCCCACGAAATCAGTTGAATAAAAGTTACTTGCAAATTTGTAGAAGTGCTGGAATCGATAGCTTTCGGGGGAATGAAGAGAGTTGGATTTATAAAGCAAGCCGTTACGAAAGCCAAAGTCGAATGAAAAGGATGCTTCGCTTGCTTGATTGCTATATAAATATTTCTGGGCAACATACGTACCCCATGGATACCGTCGAACGAGAACCGCTTGTCAACCTGCGCTCCAGCAGGTTCTTAAGACCTTTCAGTCAGCCATTGAAAGCACTAGAGCCACTCCGATTACGCAGGATTAAGAAAGGAATCGAATATGCTGCACGAAATGGTGAAGTCTATCATTTATGGTGGCATCCCCATAACTTTGGCAAGTATACGGACGAAAACCTAGCCTTTCTAACAGAAATTCTTCAAGTTGTTTCAGATATGAGAGAGAAGTATGGTTTTCAAAGCATGAATATGGGAGAGGCATCAACATTAATTGCGGCACTTCGATATAAAGAGTAA
- a CDS encoding glycine betaine uptake BCCT transporter — protein sequence MKKVSNVFWISVLLVILAVAYGAFAPASFESVTNNMKDFITSSFGWYYLLVVTGIVLFCLYFIVSPMGQITLGKADEKPEYSRMSWFAMLFSAGMGIGLVFWGAAEPLSHFAINPATESPGTDAAFRESMRFTFFHWGIHAWAIYAVVAMALAYFQFRKGEPGLISSTLKPLFGKRMDGSLGTLINVLAVFATVVGVATTLGFGAIQINGGLAYLFDLPISFPVQVIIIVIVTILFIASAWSGIGKGIKYLSNINMVLAVVLLVLVVVLGPTLLIFNTFTDTIGAYLQNLPRMSFRAAPLNDSDRAWINDWTIFYWAWWISWAPFVGIFIARVSRGRTIREFLVGVLLLPTLLSFFWFSVFGATAMDVQMKGTDLSGLQTEETLFAVFNQMPMSMMLSIIAIILIAIFFITSADSATFVLGMQTTFGSLNPKNIVKLTWGIAQAAVATILLSANGLNALQNALIIAALPFSFVIIFMMISFYKALDQERKEMGLMVRPYDKKKKK from the coding sequence ATGAAAAAGGTTTCAAACGTTTTTTGGATTTCCGTCTTACTAGTAATATTAGCAGTTGCATACGGTGCTTTTGCACCCGCAAGCTTTGAAAGTGTAACAAATAACATGAAAGATTTCATCACTTCCTCATTCGGTTGGTATTATTTACTCGTTGTTACCGGGATTGTATTGTTCTGCTTGTACTTCATCGTTAGTCCGATGGGACAAATCACACTCGGTAAGGCTGATGAAAAACCAGAGTATTCCCGGATGAGCTGGTTTGCTATGCTCTTTTCGGCCGGTATGGGGATCGGGCTAGTCTTTTGGGGAGCAGCGGAACCCTTATCCCATTTCGCCATTAACCCAGCAACGGAGAGTCCTGGAACCGACGCTGCCTTCCGTGAATCAATGCGTTTCACTTTCTTCCATTGGGGCATCCATGCATGGGCAATTTACGCTGTCGTTGCTATGGCTCTTGCTTATTTCCAATTTCGTAAGGGTGAACCCGGTTTAATTTCCTCCACATTAAAGCCGCTCTTCGGTAAACGGATGGATGGCTCACTAGGTACGCTAATTAATGTACTCGCCGTATTCGCGACAGTGGTAGGGGTTGCAACAACGTTAGGATTTGGCGCCATTCAAATAAATGGCGGATTAGCCTATCTGTTCGATTTACCCATCAGTTTCCCAGTTCAAGTAATAATTATCGTGATTGTAACAATCTTATTTATTGCCTCTGCTTGGTCTGGCATAGGAAAAGGGATAAAGTATTTGTCTAACATTAATATGGTACTCGCAGTAGTATTACTTGTGCTTGTCGTTGTTCTCGGACCTACTTTGTTAATCTTCAATACATTTACAGATACGATTGGTGCCTACTTACAAAACTTGCCCCGTATGAGTTTCCGAGCTGCACCGCTTAATGACAGCGACCGTGCTTGGATTAATGATTGGACGATTTTTTATTGGGCTTGGTGGATTTCTTGGGCTCCTTTCGTCGGCATATTCATTGCCCGTGTATCGCGCGGCCGGACTATCCGGGAATTTCTAGTCGGTGTCCTGCTATTGCCTACTTTGCTTAGCTTTTTCTGGTTTTCCGTTTTCGGTGCCACTGCAATGGATGTACAAATGAAAGGCACCGATCTATCCGGTCTGCAAACCGAAGAGACGCTTTTCGCCGTTTTCAATCAGATGCCGATGTCAATGATGCTGTCGATTATAGCGATCATACTCATTGCAATCTTTTTCATCACATCTGCGGACTCGGCTACATTTGTACTCGGTATGCAAACAACATTTGGATCCCTTAATCCGAAAAACATCGTAAAATTAACTTGGGGTATCGCTCAAGCGGCAGTCGCGACCATCCTTCTTTCTGCCAACGGACTGAACGCACTCCAGAATGCATTGATCATCGCCGCACTTCCCTTTTCTTTCGTCATCATTTTCATGATGATCTCGTTCTATAAAGCCCTTGATCAAGAACGTAAAGAGATGGGATTAATGGTCAGACCTTATGATAAGAAAAAGAAAAAATGA
- a CDS encoding transposase gives MSIVRQQSLFDMHELYDIEPTHRFNAIFSTINLEPVWTLFDKNTNVGAPRELNYGAMVYSLIARVVERIPTVKDLVKRLGNDPFFRYDCGFLHSDTVPSEVSYSRMIGLISESDAMVRVHDELLLLAIDEGYITEENIAIDATHFEARDRAWPSEKKEKPAPKKRGRKPKAEHEQWLKDKQVEEATRSIYEKEIVHQLSESVETLYTEAPIDPKWGIKKNSDGKNFSWFGYKAHLAVSTKSQYILAGLMTSGNLNDGKAAIPLLKKIEQDLPDLFTAGLFDACYDFKAVYQQAIDQNLQAVIPYNPRGEGEVIGYDAHFAPTCVLEHSYRYDSFDATYSTLKYTRPKECATCPLQHDSLCQKTYKIRQSVDIRKYTSPARGSKRWTELYKERTAVERVNAYLKEYFGLTNVRHRTGKKARLHFQLVTLVYNASRLATDRIRVEMKQQSLQAA, from the coding sequence ATGTCTATTGTACGACAACAAAGCCTTTTTGACATGCATGAACTATATGATATTGAACCTACCCATCGTTTTAACGCCATTTTTTCAACGATAAACCTTGAACCTGTCTGGACTTTGTTCGATAAAAACACAAATGTAGGTGCGCCGAGAGAATTAAATTATGGGGCCATGGTCTATTCGTTAATCGCTCGTGTGGTGGAGCGAATTCCGACGGTGAAGGACCTTGTGAAACGTCTTGGAAATGACCCTTTTTTTCGATATGACTGTGGCTTTCTCCATTCGGATACGGTCCCATCCGAAGTATCTTATTCACGAATGATTGGACTGATTAGTGAATCAGATGCGATGGTACGCGTGCATGATGAACTCCTTCTGCTTGCGATTGATGAAGGATATATTACTGAAGAAAACATCGCCATTGACGCAACTCATTTTGAAGCGCGAGATCGCGCTTGGCCATCGGAAAAGAAAGAAAAACCTGCACCGAAAAAGCGGGGACGTAAACCGAAAGCAGAACATGAACAATGGTTGAAGGACAAACAAGTCGAAGAAGCAACACGCTCGATTTATGAAAAAGAGATTGTTCACCAACTATCCGAATCTGTGGAAACGTTATATACAGAGGCCCCGATCGATCCAAAGTGGGGAATCAAGAAAAACAGTGATGGGAAAAACTTTTCATGGTTCGGTTACAAAGCCCACTTAGCTGTCAGCACAAAGAGTCAATATATTCTTGCGGGGCTGATGACATCAGGTAATCTAAATGATGGAAAAGCAGCGATTCCATTATTAAAAAAGATTGAACAGGATCTTCCGGATTTATTTACCGCAGGTCTTTTCGATGCATGTTATGATTTTAAAGCGGTTTATCAGCAAGCAATAGATCAAAACTTACAAGCCGTCATTCCTTATAATCCTCGCGGTGAAGGAGAGGTAATTGGATACGATGCCCACTTCGCGCCAACATGCGTCCTGGAACATTCCTATCGTTACGACAGTTTTGACGCGACATACAGCACGCTGAAATATACCCGACCAAAAGAATGTGCAACTTGCCCATTACAACATGATTCACTTTGTCAGAAGACGTATAAAATCAGGCAGTCCGTGGATATCCGGAAATACACTTCCCCAGCGAGAGGGTCAAAAAGATGGACTGAACTGTACAAAGAACGTACAGCCGTTGAACGTGTCAATGCATATTTAAAGGAATACTTCGGCCTTACTAATGTCCGGCATCGAACTGGAAAGAAAGCGAGACTACACTTCCAATTGGTGACGCTTGTTTATAATGCCTCAAGATTAGCCACGGATCGGATTAGAGTAGAAATGAAACAACAGTCGTTACAAGCGGCCTAA
- a CDS encoding NAD(P)/FAD-dependent oxidoreductase → MHIHEGSLYWPGTMPIPPERKKVEIASHYDVIIVGGGMSGALSALALADKGLSIAMLDKRQMATGSTMANTGLLQYSNDIMLHELIEQIGEKDAVRFYQLCLEAMENLKNTAERLPIDPDFISRPSVYYASDDNDLKMIRKEYETLKSYGFPCDYWNEDEIGKHLPFSKPGAIVTDGDAEVNPYKFVNGLLQLVESMGVHLFEFTDMDDVIDKKGLLHISTSSGGFHADKVLFTTGYETLPVGKRIGADINRSYVIVTEPLDASSIWHENALIWESKRPYLYMRTTVDNRIIVGGLDEAKPQAPFSNEAIMKRGENLKKQLEALFPELPIEIDYAYCATFGESLDNLPFIGEHPTKRNHYYLLGYGGNGTVYSMLGSKILAEIMTGKANSDAQIVQLERSVTALTGGQSVIA, encoded by the coding sequence ATGCATATTCACGAAGGTTCATTGTATTGGCCAGGAACGATGCCAATTCCCCCCGAACGAAAAAAAGTAGAAATCGCGTCACATTATGATGTCATTATTGTAGGTGGAGGGATGTCGGGAGCTCTTTCGGCACTTGCATTGGCTGACAAAGGTCTTTCGATCGCAATGCTAGACAAGCGGCAGATGGCTACTGGCAGTACAATGGCAAATACGGGATTACTTCAATATTCAAATGATATCATGCTCCATGAATTAATCGAGCAAATTGGAGAAAAGGATGCTGTGCGTTTTTATCAGTTATGTTTGGAAGCCATGGAAAACCTGAAAAACACTGCTGAACGACTGCCGATTGATCCTGATTTCATCAGCCGGCCAAGCGTTTATTATGCAAGTGACGACAATGATTTGAAAATGATCAGGAAAGAATATGAAACGTTAAAGAGTTATGGATTTCCTTGCGATTATTGGAACGAAGACGAAATCGGCAAGCATCTCCCATTTTCAAAACCTGGGGCAATCGTGACAGATGGCGATGCTGAGGTGAACCCTTACAAATTCGTCAACGGACTATTACAATTGGTGGAATCTATGGGCGTCCACCTATTTGAATTTACGGACATGGACGACGTCATCGACAAAAAGGGACTGTTGCACATTTCCACGTCTTCAGGGGGATTCCATGCAGATAAAGTTCTTTTTACAACTGGATACGAAACGCTTCCGGTAGGAAAACGGATCGGTGCCGACATTAACCGTTCGTATGTCATTGTCACTGAACCACTAGACGCTTCCTCGATTTGGCATGAAAATGCGCTGATTTGGGAATCAAAGCGTCCCTATCTCTATATGCGGACAACGGTCGACAACCGAATCATTGTAGGCGGGCTCGATGAGGCTAAACCCCAAGCCCCTTTTTCAAATGAAGCAATTATGAAGCGCGGTGAAAACTTAAAAAAACAACTAGAGGCACTTTTCCCGGAACTTCCGATTGAAATTGACTACGCGTATTGTGCAACATTCGGAGAATCGCTAGATAACTTACCATTCATAGGAGAACATCCAACAAAAAGAAATCATTATTATCTACTGGGCTATGGAGGCAATGGAACTGTTTATAGTATGCTTGGTTCAAAAATTCTCGCTGAGATTATGACAGGCAAAGCGAATTCCGATGCGCAGATCGTACAACTCGAACGCTCCGTAACTGCTTTAACTGGTGGACAAAGCGTGATTGCCTAA
- a CDS encoding 5'-3' exonuclease, whose translation MTIEEKPHILIIDGMALLFRSFFATSAMGHYFPNDAGIPTNAVQGFARHTMTATSIFKPTHMAVCWDMGAQTFRNDLFEGYKANRPAPAPELVPQFDMARSVSELIGWKNYGVPGMEADDLIGSFVQAWEGKAEITIVTGDKDMLQLLRPGVRIAFTKKGFNVYDIYTEERFIEEYGITPIQFIDTKAFTGDTSDGYPGVRGIGPKTALKLIKEYGSVEGVIQSLHELTPAIRKKIEEEMDMLLLSKKLAEIHCELEMNDSIETLKIPVYDGVVREMIGREGYSMIVRQADSLFL comes from the coding sequence ATGACTATAGAAGAAAAACCACATATTTTAATAATCGACGGAATGGCACTCTTATTCCGCTCCTTTTTTGCAACTTCGGCGATGGGGCATTATTTCCCGAATGACGCTGGAATTCCAACGAATGCAGTGCAGGGGTTTGCCCGTCATACTATGACAGCGACCTCGATATTCAAACCTACACATATGGCGGTTTGTTGGGATATGGGCGCGCAAACGTTCCGCAATGACTTATTTGAAGGATATAAAGCAAACCGGCCTGCACCGGCGCCGGAGCTCGTACCGCAGTTTGATATGGCAAGAAGTGTTTCTGAATTAATTGGTTGGAAAAACTACGGAGTGCCAGGCATGGAAGCAGACGATCTGATTGGTTCATTCGTTCAGGCTTGGGAGGGGAAAGCGGAGATTACAATCGTGACTGGCGATAAAGATATGCTTCAGTTGCTTAGACCGGGTGTCCGTATTGCATTTACGAAAAAAGGTTTTAATGTTTACGATATTTACACAGAGGAACGTTTCATTGAAGAGTATGGAATTACCCCTATCCAGTTTATTGACACAAAAGCATTCACTGGGGATACAAGTGACGGCTATCCTGGAGTGAGAGGCATCGGACCAAAAACTGCACTTAAACTCATTAAAGAATATGGATCGGTGGAAGGCGTGATTCAATCATTGCATGAGTTGACGCCGGCAATACGCAAGAAAATCGAGGAAGAGATGGACATGCTCTTATTATCCAAAAAACTTGCAGAAATCCATTGTGAATTGGAAATGAATGATTCAATCGAAACCCTGAAAATACCTGTTTATGATGGAGTTGTGAGGGAAATGATAGGTAGAGAAGGTTATTCTATGATCGTCAGACAAGCGGATTCGCTTTTTTTATAG
- a CDS encoding STAS domain-containing protein has translation MKKYLEHMRTKIAAEAEQIGRAVSESQNNRYPVMGKLGNLLDLERVEMVHMFADTLIMDESERIETLKSWGEEVGTRLANYEMISLDMMLREMPNYRNTLGAVIKHEVIELDLGAREMYDLISVLDQSLNDAIYFFSIPFVKHEKERLDLSQILVSELSVPLVSINDQTAILPLVGTVDHDRAIILQERVLPNASELQLENLIIDLSGLQTTDTFVAQQLFNLFDALSLLGIQPIVSGISPAIAQTLVQLGLSFGRIKSFATLKQALACIEK, from the coding sequence GTGAAAAAGTATTTAGAACATATGAGAACAAAAATTGCAGCGGAGGCCGAGCAGATAGGTCGAGCAGTATCGGAAAGTCAAAATAACAGATATCCGGTCATGGGGAAACTTGGTAATCTATTGGATCTGGAAAGGGTAGAAATGGTTCATATGTTTGCTGATACTCTGATTATGGATGAATCGGAAAGGATTGAAACCCTTAAAAGTTGGGGAGAGGAGGTCGGGACGCGGCTTGCTAATTACGAGATGATCAGTTTGGATATGATGCTTCGTGAAATGCCCAATTATCGGAATACACTTGGAGCAGTGATAAAACATGAAGTAATAGAACTGGATCTCGGTGCCCGTGAGATGTACGATTTGATCAGTGTGTTGGATCAGTCGCTGAACGATGCTATCTACTTTTTTAGTATCCCGTTTGTCAAACATGAAAAAGAGAGACTTGATCTTTCTCAAATTCTTGTTTCCGAATTATCCGTTCCTCTCGTATCGATTAATGATCAGACTGCCATACTGCCACTTGTCGGCACAGTTGACCATGACCGTGCCATAATTCTTCAGGAACGAGTATTACCTAATGCATCCGAATTGCAGTTGGAAAATCTGATTATCGATTTATCGGGTTTGCAGACAACAGACACATTTGTCGCACAACAATTATTCAATTTGTTTGATGCGCTTTCCTTACTTGGTATTCAGCCAATTGTAAGCGGAATATCGCCAGCTATCGCACAAACGCTCGTACAATTAGGATTATCGTTTGGCAGGATTAAAAGTTTTGCCACGCTAAAGCAGGCTTTAGCGTGTATAGAAAAATGA
- a CDS encoding C39 family peptidase: MKVFIDVKGKSQFDKDIDQSLRSSACGPVTAFVIAQHLFPQGCPYTTNELYRLLGGTKMGLFKYRFIRNMRKMLGVDWTVAKCTIDEVKRQLDNGRPVAAKFDKWFTFRWRGNYGFDYHWVPVIGYEEKADDVFLFIHDNGGRNRDSQVRLISYKKNSPILSFIKIEPTK, translated from the coding sequence ATGAAAGTTTTTATAGACGTCAAAGGAAAATCTCAATTCGATAAGGATATTGATCAATCGCTTCGATCATCAGCATGCGGACCGGTAACAGCATTTGTAATAGCTCAACATCTTTTTCCGCAGGGGTGCCCATACACCACAAATGAATTGTATCGTCTCTTGGGCGGCACAAAAATGGGTCTATTCAAATACCGCTTCATTCGAAATATGCGCAAAATGCTTGGAGTGGATTGGACTGTTGCGAAGTGTACGATTGATGAAGTGAAAAGACAACTCGACAACGGCCGGCCCGTCGCTGCAAAATTTGATAAATGGTTTACATTTCGTTGGCGCGGCAATTATGGATTCGACTATCATTGGGTACCCGTCATAGGTTATGAAGAGAAAGCTGATGATGTTTTCCTATTTATTCATGATAACGGGGGAAGAAACCGGGATAGTCAGGTCCGGCTCATTTCTTATAAGAAGAATAGTCCAATTTTATCTTTCATAAAGATTGAGCCTACTAAATAG
- a CDS encoding catalase, with product MSLEKKLTTNQGVPIADNQNSRTAGSNGPSLLDDYQLVEKLAHFDRERVPERVVHARGAGAHGVFKVKNSMKKYTKAAFLQEEGKETPLFTRFSTVIHGLGSPETARDPRGFSVKFYTEEGNYDFVGNDLPIFFIRDAIKFPDVIHSLKPDPQTNLQSPSRYWDFMGLSPETTNMMIHLFTDEGIPASYRHMRGSSVHAYKWYNEAGETVYVKLRWDPKEGIKNFTIEEAEEQQGKDFSHATRDLFEAIEEGNFPEWDLYVQVLDPKNLDDYDFNPLDSTKDWLEKDFPSELVGTMTLNRNVDNFFAETESVGFNPGVLVPGMLPSEDKMLQGRIFSYSDTQRHRVGPNYLQLPINAPQCPFSNNQRDGSMPIKQQTSTINFEPNSYSSEPKEDHSYREPDQPLSGVIGRNAIEKTNNFGQAGEIYRSYDEATKQALIKNLLNDFAQIENRDIVGRAVANFYKADEGLGRALVEGTNVDIKKYL from the coding sequence ATTTCATTGGAAAAGAAACTAACAACAAATCAAGGTGTTCCGATTGCAGACAACCAAAACTCACGTACGGCAGGCAGTAATGGTCCTTCCCTACTTGACGATTATCAATTGGTCGAGAAACTCGCACATTTTGACCGTGAACGCGTTCCAGAGCGTGTCGTCCATGCACGGGGTGCAGGCGCACATGGCGTATTTAAAGTAAAAAATAGCATGAAGAAGTATACAAAAGCGGCATTCCTTCAAGAGGAAGGGAAAGAAACTCCTCTCTTCACACGCTTCTCTACAGTTATTCATGGACTTGGCTCTCCTGAAACAGCACGGGATCCACGTGGATTCTCTGTTAAGTTTTACACGGAAGAAGGAAACTATGACTTCGTCGGGAACGACTTACCGATTTTCTTCATCCGCGATGCGATTAAATTTCCGGATGTCATTCACTCACTAAAGCCCGATCCACAAACAAACTTGCAAAGTCCTAGCCGTTACTGGGATTTCATGGGTCTTTCACCTGAAACGACGAACATGATGATCCACTTGTTCACGGATGAAGGAATTCCTGCTTCTTACCGTCATATGCGCGGTTCTTCCGTTCATGCTTACAAATGGTATAACGAAGCGGGCGAAACCGTTTATGTGAAACTTCGCTGGGATCCAAAAGAAGGCATTAAGAATTTCACGATTGAAGAGGCGGAAGAACAGCAAGGTAAAGACTTCAGCCACGCAACACGTGATCTGTTTGAAGCAATTGAAGAGGGCAACTTCCCTGAATGGGATCTTTATGTCCAAGTACTTGACCCTAAAAATCTCGACGACTACGATTTCAATCCACTGGATTCAACAAAAGATTGGCTCGAAAAAGACTTCCCTTCGGAGCTTGTCGGTACGATGACATTGAATCGTAACGTCGATAACTTCTTTGCAGAAACGGAATCAGTTGGCTTCAATCCTGGTGTTTTAGTACCTGGTATGCTTCCATCTGAAGATAAAATGTTACAAGGTCGTATTTTCTCCTATTCTGATACGCAACGTCATCGTGTAGGACCAAACTACTTGCAATTACCGATTAACGCACCACAATGTCCATTTTCAAATAATCAGCGTGATGGTTCAATGCCTATCAAGCAACAAACGTCTACAATCAATTTTGAACCGAACAGCTACTCGTCTGAGCCGAAAGAAGATCACTCTTATCGTGAGCCTGATCAGCCACTGTCAGGTGTCATTGGCCGTAATGCTATCGAGAAAACGAACAACTTCGGTCAAGCAGGCGAAATTTACAGAAGCTATGATGAAGCTACGAAACAAGCGCTCATTAAAAACTTGTTGAATGACTTTGCGCAAATTGAAAACCGTGATATTGTTGGACGAGCAGTCGCAAACTTTTACAAAGCGGATGAAGGACTAGGACGCGCACTCGTAGAAGGTACAAACGTTGACATTAAAAAGTATTTATAA